The segment TGTTTGTACACAATAAATGGGGATGTTAATACTAGTTTGTCAACAGTGTCTCAGCTTATTTCACCGTCTGATTGTCCTGTATTAGGAAAGCTTTGAACTTTGAATGGACTGTTATAAGAGACTGGCTATAATGTAGCAAGTTAGGCTTTTTGGTTTTGAAAGCCTTTGGTTGCATTTGGACATCATGGTCTTTGGATTTTCAATATATTCACTGTTTGCTTCAAGAGTAAAATGTCTTGTTTCCATATTAATTATAAAATGTGTAACATCCTTGTAATAATACTACTTCTATGATTTAAATTGCACAGCATTTACATTATATTCTGCCACATGGTGCTAAACTGTGACATGTTTGACTATTGTTTTGATCCCATTGATGCCTAttatcggcaggtagcctagtggttagagcgttggactagtaaccaaaagattgctagattgaatcccctagctgacaaggtaaaaatctgttgttctgcccctgaacaaggcagttaaccacctGTTCCAAGGCctccattgaaaataagaatttgttcttaactgacttgcttagttatgtaaaataaatgatgatggtggtgtggCATTGATCATTTAACCCTTAATCCTGCTCCGTAATCCCTGCTTGCTACATTCAGTATATGGCTGATACAAGTAAAGACATTTTATGAAGTACTATATCCTCAGATTTGCACTCATTTTATAATTGCGTCACCTCTGTAGTTTTTGAACTTCTTCTTTTCTTCAGTCATTTTCTGAACATATTTATCAGAGACGTCAGTAATGATATGAGTTGGCTACTGAGTAGATACGGGAACAGAACAGTAACATACAGCAACATGGGGCAGTACAGTGGCTCTATGGGTGGAACGTTGTTGTGGATTCTGCTGTGGATATCTAGATCCGGTCAGGGACTCTCAGCTGAACGTGAGTAACGTGTTTCTGGTTGAATTATTTGACGTAAAAGAGTCACCATTTAAAGAGGTAAACTGTCGTTGCTACATCCATTTGGTGACCTTTAAATGAATGATAAACACCAGCACAGGAAGTAATTTGGGGTGGAATGCAGTACATTTTTTCAGCAATGGAGGATGGGTGAGGGGCTGAGAACGTTTTGTCAAGGGGGTTGCATTTTTGTGTGAATTTTTAAGGATATTTTCAATCAGATATTTCATGGGGTGCTACAGCAGCCTGAGTACTCCTACTTCCTGCAGCTGTGAACACCCAGGATGGGAAACTGGAGGCCCGCCCCTTTTGAAGGCCCTCGGGTCAAAAGAagaagtacatttaaaaaaaacgtttttttctcagtcggggtctcaacctACTGTTGCAAGTTAGAATAGGATAATATACGAtgtgacattttttaaatatgtttgtgcatcagcagtttttctatGATGCAGTCACTGATTGTCAGTCAATTAGTCCATGTCAGCTGAACATTTTTTTATTGGTAAGTTAGTCTTGCTGCTAGCTTTCTAAATTTAgtaatcatggtcgaattaccaTCCGGGGGGAacacattgattttgttagtcagtctcactcagatatcatattaaaaactgcacaCATTTCTCCTCAccttatggcaaaatgtgtagaattgcaggaaatgagtcAAACAAAATCAACTTGTAAAATAGTAGAAGATTGACTCCAAAACATGTTTTTTCTCTCCGCTGTCAAGATGGGTTCTGCAGAAATGTTGTCCTCActatgtggtggtgggggggattATGCAAATGTGGTTATGCAGACCTGCAAGGCATTTCcccccctcatgatgagttcagttTTAGTGGCCCCCACCACCCAccaagttgcccatccctgatatacatccattgattcttgaatatTTGAACTGCataatgagcttagttcaactgttgtaccccatctgTATCCCAAATATAAGTTGTAAACTATATaaatatttaaaacatttttataaatATCTCCAGGCCGACCCCTCAGCTGTTTCCCAAATCAGTAGCAGGTTAACtgctttgttgttgttctatcagcagattgcccctttaaagcaTGAAATACAAGTATGATGAAGCTATTGAGGAGTCatgtgagaaagagagcgagagaaaatgtGAGATTTGAACAGTGAATAATATTAATATAAAGATATTTTGCAGCTTTTTATCCCATCGTTTTGAATATCTTCCCTCCACAGAATTGTCAAAGAAGATATTTTTCCTTGCCGAGACCAATAACAGAGTCACTCTCCAAGTTTCCCCTGCAGTTCCGAAAGGGACAGCGCACCAATGGATGTGGACCTCACATGACGGCAGACACTCAAACACTTCAGTAGCCCAAATCACTTCCTCCATGAGTAGAAATCCTTATTGGAACACACAGGCTCCTTTCTCACAAGGAACAGGATATGACCTGTCTATGCAAAAAAAACAGGAAAATGCTGGAGAGTTTGTGTTCATGCAAACCAAACCAGCTTCAGCAGTTCTGGCGAGATTTGAGGTGTTTAGTTTTGTGGTTAAAGGTATATTGATCATGTTCAGTTTCTCAATGTGTAAAATTTGAATCATTTTAAATATCAATGTATATCGCCTCGTCAATATCATAATAAGAGACAAACTTTTGCTGTTGTTATCATTTCATTATTGATTTTCAACCATTTTAGATTTGTAAAAAGTGTAAACCACTGATTTCCACATTTCCCCTCGTTTTATCTTCTTTTAACGAATTGAAGTAAAGTAATATATATCTCCTTGTTGCAGTGACACCAAACTATAATGGTAATGAAGTGTATCTGGGTTCTGATGTGAGTGTGCGTTGCGAGGTGTCCCACATACCAGATGGGGCCACACTGCAGTGGGAAAGTCATGGAGATTCCACATCTAACACCACGCTGTTCTACAACAAAACGGCCCATATGATCATCCACACTGTCGATCAGAATTACAAGGGGAGATCTAACTGCATGTTCAGACTGAATGGAGAATTGTTGTTTACAGTTTATACTAAACTGAATGTGCAAACAGGTAAGATTTATTAACATGAATGTAATATATTAATGCATGACTTGACCAAATGTGAAATATTCAGGAAGATGGTCCTCAATAATACAAAGAAAAGAGTGATACAACTGCACCATACAGGCAAACAATATCATCAGCATTTTCCTTTTAACGTTTCTTTTTTCCAGGCACATTTAGTAACCCATTGATACATCTGTTTCGAGAGAGCAGCAACAGCAGTGAGGTGAAGTTGATCTGCAGGTCAAGTCCCCCAAGTTCCTCATACAGCAGAGCCGACTGGACCATGAGCAGATCAACAACATCTGTTACTCTGACTTCATCAGGCAAAGTCAGAAGTGACCGATTCTCATCTCCCTCATTCAACGGATATGATTTCCCACTGCATGTCTCACCGGTGACATTTGAGGATAGTGGAGTTTTCACATGTTTCTTTGAAAACCAAAGGTTCAGCTCGGTTAAAATCACAACCATTCGAGGTAACTTTGCTTTTGTCTTTTAACAATGAGAGAGCAGACACTCTGTTCACTTATACTGTTGGTTACTATGACAACCATTCATTTTCCATTGAATAATTTAATTTAATCAGCTGTTCAGTACATTGTTACAGTTACTGCTCTTTCAGtcaaagtacagtacagtactgtttTCTGTTATTTATCTTAGTATCTGAATCTGGAGGGCCCCCTGGTGGCCAGCCCGTGGTGGTGAGGTGTGAGGTGTCGGAGGTGAGCCTCGACCCTCTGACCCTGGCCTGGATGAGGATGGAGGGGAGCAGGTGGCTGCTGGTCAAACAGGACGTCCTGACAAAGAGTCACCCTAACAGGACGCTCAGTGTGACCCTGCCCAGCCTCCGTAGCGACCAGCTGCACTGGCAGTGTGCTGTGTTCACAGAGGGCATGCTCAGAGCGACAGCCTCCCTGACCCTCACACTCCCCACACAGACAACAATGTCGTCAATGAAAGGTAACGACTTGTTTTGCTGCACTGGCATTCTATGCTGTTCACAGGGGGCATGCTCAGTGCAAGCATTCCCCTCAGTTCCAGTGATTTCTGCTGGAAGATCAGAGTTCATTACATCAACATTGTCTATGAAAGGTAACACATGTCTGTAGATTACATTAGATCACTCCATCTGAATGATTGGAATCTACTAAAGATTCAGTAAGATGACATCATCACAAACGACAGACAGTACATCATACAAGTAACCAAATCAATGTCTCTGGATTGCCCTTGGGCAATGTAAACTGTGATGAATTTAGAGTCTTAGTTTCaggtatactccctctccggcctctagatcgtcaggctgctgattatcccgcacacctgtcaccatcgtcaagcgcacctgcgcctcatgacactcacctggactccatcacctccttgattatcttccttATATCTGTCAcaccccttggttctttcctcaggtgttattgactgtttCATGTCGGTGTGGTGTTTGGGttttgtgtttattgttttgtttatttattaaaacacttccTCCCTGTAATTGCTTCCCGTctctcagcgcactcgttacagAATAACACCTCACCTAAGGAAAgcatatataaaataaaaaaaattgtgtCAATGTAAATGACGCCGGGTCCGGGAGCCGCtacaggctcccctgcctccgccGGCTCGTCGGGCTCTCATGACTCCGCCGGCTCGTCGGGCTCTCATGACTCCGCCGGCTCGTCGGGCTCTCATGACTCCGCCGGCTCGTCGGGCTCTCATGACTCCGCCGGCTCGTCGGGCTCTCATGCCTCCGCCGGCTCGTCGGGCTCTCATGCCTCCGCCGGCTCGTCGGGCTCTCATGACTCCGCCGGCTCGTCGGGCTCTCATGCCTCCGCCGGCTCGTCGGGCTCTCATGCCTCCGCCGGCTCGTCGGGCTCTCATGCCTCCGCCGGCTCGTCGGGCTCTCATGACTCCGCCGGCTCGTCGGGCTCTCATGACTCCGCCGGCTCGTCGGGCTCTCATGCCTCCGCCGGCTCGTCGGGCTCTCATGCCTCCGCCGGCTCGTCGGGCTCTCATGCCTCCGCCGGCTCGTCGGGCTCTCATGACTCCGCCGGCTCGTCGGGCtctcaatcaccaccttccggagacacctgaaaccccacctctttaaggaatacctaggataggttaagtaatccctctcaccccacccccctaagttttagatgcactattgttaagtgactgtcccactggatgtcataaggtgaatgcaccaatttgtaagtcgctctggataagagcgtctgctaaatgacttaaatgtaaatgtaaatgtaatgcctcCGCCGGCTCGTCGGGCTCTCATGACTCCGCCGGCTCGTCGGGCTCTCATGCCTCCGCCGGCTCGTCGGGCTCTCATGCCTCCGCCGGCTCGTCGGGCTCTCATGCCTCCGCCGGCTCGTCGGGCTCTCATGCCTCCGCCGGCTCGTCGGGCTCTCATGCCTCCGCCGGCTCGTCGGGCTCTCATGCCTCCGCCGGCTCGTCGGGCTCTCGCTCACCAGCCGGCGTGACAGGTTcagcctcatgacactcacctggactccatcacctccttgattatcttccctatatctgtcactccccttggttctttcctcaggtgtttcatgtcggtgcgttGGCTCAGtttcatgtcggtgcgttgtttgtgtttcgtgttttttgtgtttatttattaaaacactcactccctgtacttgcttcccgactctcagcgcactcgttacacTTAGCAAATGGAGTAAGCTGTGTAGTAAGTACTCAGGTATCTCATATCCCAGCATGTTCTCTCTCATACTCTTTGTTTGTGTCTTTTTGCTTACCACAGATGACTGTCTGCGGACTGTGATCATTGTGGGCTGCATTGCTATGGTTGTTGCTGGGGTCCTGGTTGGTGCTCTGGTGTTCTACCTGAAGAGGAAGAAGACAGGTAAAATACACGGATAATGGCCACTATTGTTGATCAAACTCGTTGGATTGCTACATCTTCAATTTAGGCCTATGTCAACAATTGTGTGAACATTTTTGCTATGATCGCTATTTTCAAAGCTGTGACGAACCTACCACTGACCCAGAAGAATGATCCAGTCTACGATAACACCACAGATCCACGAAGAGACCAAGGTATGCACTTCTTCACTTTGGGTCTAATGTGATGTACAATATAGATATGGCAGTGGAGATTCCTCAGGAGTGGACCATCCACTATTGTTtatagtgaaacattaaagttATCCTTTTTGGATAAAATTATACAAAAGAATATTATTATCACCAATAACTGAtttaaacacactgttttgcaatagtctacagtagcctcaacagtacTCTGTAGGGTCACACCATGTAGCCAGAGTACAGTTAtcttacattgacttcaatacaaaacctaggaggctcatggttcttacccccttccatagacttatacAGTAATCCGGAGGCCGTcgtccaacctatcagagctcttgcagcatgaactaacatgttgtccatccaatcaaaaTATCAGAATGAATTTTATACTGAAAGCAGAAGCTACCgccagctagcactgcagtgcataaaatgtggtgagtagttgactcattgagagagagaagacaacatTTGAACAGTTTATTTGCTTTATATTCACTGAGGATGGcagtccccttcctcctctgaggagcctccactggtacaGTAAGCAGAAAGTAGAGATGACTTTCAAGATGACATTCAGAATGTTCCACAGTGCCAACCGATGTATAGGAAGTTACACAAAAATTACAACTGTGTTAACATTTGGGCTTCTTTTTGTTTTACTACCAGAGAGCCAGAAGGGTCAAACAGGGGAAGATGAGAATGAGGAAGTTCATTACTCTGAATTTGCTTTGGGTGAACCCAGGCTTGGtggtgagtagtgtgtgtgtgtggaaaaacAGAATGGTTTTTGAATGTGAGGCGATCAAAGAATGTAACTTGTGTAGATGAAGCGTAACTATATGATTATCTTTTTTTCAGATACCAACAGAGTCACAGCAAGGTCAAATCAGGTGAGAATAGCACTTTATTATAATGATCGTTTTGTtatttatgtacagtaccagtcaagggtttttattgttcgtattttctacattgtagattaatagtgaagactGCCAAAATTATGaagtaacacatggaatcatgtagtaactaaaaaagtgttaaacaaatctaaataaatGTGATaaaaagtaaccaccctttgccttgatgacaactttgcacactctttgcattctctcaaccaacttcatgaggtagtcacctggaatgcatttcaattcatGTTTGAGCctggttaaaagttcatttgtataatttatttccttctaaatgtgtttgagccaatcagttgtgttgtgacaaggtatggggtggtatagtcctatttggtaaaataccaaatccatattatggcaagaacaactcaaataagcaaagataaatgacagtccatctctttaagacatgaaggtcagtcagtcaattcggaacatttcaagaactttgaaagtttcttcaagtgcagtcacaaaccTTCatgctctatgatgaaactgtctctcatgaggaccgccacagaaaggaagacccagagttacctctgctgcagaggatcagttcattagttaccagccacagcccaaataaaagcttcccagagttcaagcaacagacatctcaacatcaactgttcagaggagactgtgtgaatcaggccttcgtggtctaattgctgcaaagaaaccactactaaaggacaccaataagaagagacttgctttggccaagaaacatgagcaagggacattagaccagtggaaatctgtcctttggtctaatgaaTCTAaagttgagatttttggttccaacctccattactttgtgagacgcagagtgggtcaacggatgatctctgcatgtgtggttcccactgtgaagcatggaggaggaggtgtgacagtgtaggggtgctttgctggtgacactgtgatttatttagaattcaagtcacacttaaccagcatggctaccacagcattctgcagcgatacgccatcccatctggtttgggcttagtgggactctcatttatttttcaacaggacaatgatccaacacatatccaggctgtgtaagggctatttgaccaagaaggagagtgatggagagctgcatcagatgacctggcctccacagtcacctgacctcaacccaattgagatggtttgggatgagttggactgcagagtgaaggaaaagcagctatcaagtgctcagcatatgtgggaactccttcaagaccgttgggGAAGCCGTttaagagaatgccaatagtgtgcaaagctgtcatcactggaaagggggctactttgaagaatctaaaatatattttgatttgtttaacacttttttggttagttcatgattccatatgtgttaatttgatgtcttcactaatattctacaatgtagaaaatagtaaaagtaaagaaacccttgaatgagtaggtgtgtcaactcttgactggtactgcatatatatatatatatagttactaTTTGTAATATCTGTCTAAAGGTAGTGTGCTCCTTGTTTTTTAACTTTTTAACTGGTGTTCATGTCCATACATACAGGAAAGTGCTGTGATCTATTCAACTCTCAACATATAAGGAAAATTACCCATGTTAAATTTCAGGGATTGTGTTCCACATTTTGACAATGACTTAATGTGTATTAGTCTACAGAGAAAATGATACCACAATACTGATTGCTTTTGAAATTATGCTATATGCCAGTTACCTTTCATTGTAAACCTATGGGATTTGTTCAATTAGTTTATTATACTGCTTTTGATTCGTGCATTTAATGATACAGTAATATATGCTTACTAAGACTGCTGTGTAAATACAGCAGCTAGCCCAATTGGAGGGTTTACATTTTGGTCTGAAATATTGATGGCTGTAACCTACATTGCAGCCATGGATgcaaaaaatagttttatatagtTGTTGGCTTTCATGCATGTGCATTTTGTATGTTTCATTCGATATatgtttaaataaaaatgtttttcttcTTAATGCATAGGTGAGTGGAGTTGGATATGTTACCAGTAGATAGCACTGTTGGAAAGAAAATGATTATTTTGCGAGAATACAGTACATGAGGTTTGCGGAGGGGAATAATTCATTTCTTTCAgccctctttccttctcctttGCTATCGCTAGTTCCTTTAGGGATTGCAGTGAAAAGGTAGTAATTCAATGCTTTTCTCCCCAACAAAGGTATGTAGGCACACTAAATGCAATGAATAGACTGCACATCCAGAAGGAATGTCTTTATGCACAGACAGGTGCAGAGTAGCACCAAAATCCCtcctgctttgtgtgtgtgtgtgtgtgtgtgtgtgtgtgtgtgtgtgtgtgtgtgtgtgtgtgtgtgtgtgtgtgtgtgtgtgtgtgtgtgtgtgtgtgtgtgtgtgtgtgtgtgtgtgtgtgtgtgtgtgtgtgtgtgtgtgtgtgtgtgtgtgtgtgtgtgtgtgtgtgtgtgtgtgtgtgtgtgtgtgtgtgtgcacatttggGAGCTATTGAAAAGATCCAAGGTCTCCTGAAATGAAGTCTTTTATACTTGATTtcgagagaaggaatgggaaacAAAACATGATTTCAATTCACACTGATACATAATGACTCGTGGAGGAAGTGAAGGCTGCAGGCGTTGAGAGGAGAATGAACCAAGGCGAACACACGTTCTGCCTTTCACCCTGCATGGTCTCCTTCACTGCAATCCTCTCATCTGCAATAGACTGGGTGCTACAGTAGTCTCAGACTGGAGATTCTTCTGTTACAGTCTGTGTTAGGACAATGCAAGTTAATAGTCATTTTTGAAATATCCATTGTGGAAATGCTTATTTGCAGAAAACATGGTTTGTGTGAGAAATGTATTGAACTCATGTTTATTTTCACTTCATTTGGTATGAATGCTGTCCTCCAATAGGGGGCAAGCCAGTACAGTTTTACAGTATCAAAGAGTATTAACTCTTAGATCGCCTCACATATCTACACAAAAAcgcatgctaacacacacacaaagagacccATACATCTGAACATGCACATACAAAAATATGCACACacaaatatgcacacacacaccacagtattCTGTATAGGAAAGCATACAGAGGTAGGAGAGTGGATGGATGAATGCCTGTCAGTCGGTCTGTCTCCTGTCACCAGTGCAGCGTGTTCTCTATTTAAGGCAATGTTTACCCAGATCTCATCATGCACTGCTACCTTACAGATAGGCTGCCAGACACGCTCCTACCCTGATGCACtgtgtctgcatctctgtctcactcccacTGACACAAGTCAGGGTGTCCAACGGACCTAAACCCTCACACACAAAATACGGGCTGCAGAGGACTGGAAAAATACTACTGTGAACATGCATAGGTATAATAGCACACTATAAACTTGCTGAGACGATGTTGGAAAATGATCAGTAGTGCTGATGAGGGGATATCTGTGACTGGGAAGGGACTCTTTATGTGACAGTGAAACAACTGCAGATAACCTGGTTACAAAACCCGTTTGGCCAAAGAGTGACAAACTCAACAGCAGTCACCACCGAATGACCATCCATCCGCTTAGTCTTTCAGCCTGTGCAGAGCCCTAGTTTCAAGGAACACCGCAGTGAGTGTCCCTTAGACCGACATCccggaaatgagagagagagtgtgagtgaatGAGTTGTTCCGGGTACAGAGCAGGAGACATCCTTCCCTGCCAACTGCAAAGTCATTTAGCTCTGCTGTCTGGAGTGGAGGTGTGGTGACCAAACTCAACGCCGTGCTGATTTGTGTCTGAGTGCTTTAAGGAGAAAGGAACGTCATCTACTGGAATGACTCTGTCTGCCggccaaacagcaccctattccctatgtagtgcacagggctctggtcaaaagtagtgcactgcatagggaatagggtgccatttgggtggGCACTGAGTCATCGTCACAGTGATATTGTTGTAAAAGAACTGGGCTATATCTCTAATCTCTGTCTTGCTAATTGCCCCACTGGGATGATGCTGCTGGCGTGTTCTATTGTAATTGTGTTGTATGATATCTGTGGGCCAGACAGACTGAGTGTAAACATGGATTACTCATTGGGGGTAGCGGGACACAGAGAGCCTCATACAGTAAAATGAGTGTTATTCTCAAGAAGTTAGACAAATGTGCCATGGGACATAGAGCATTGTGTCATCACTGTGTTATGTTATTCTGTAGAAGTAAATAAAACCCCGCAATGTGGGCTACTGTTGACAGGACGTCCATCATACTGTGGACACACAGGCTTCGTCACAAAAGGCACCCTATTTCCTCtacagtgcactatttttgaccaggtgCCATAGGGGCCACAGTATGATGATAATCACTCCCGCATCCTGTTTCATGATCATCAATAACCAATAGACAGTATGACATGTGATGTCTGCTTTGGGTATTTATTGCATCTATACCCTCAACCCTTTAAGACATATTGGTATGGTCCAATATAGCAGCATGAGGGGGGTTTGCTAACAGTGAGTTGCTAAACCAGTCAGCTTCATTCTCCATTAGCAGGTGAACTAGGAAGTGGCCGGGTCGATGGCAATgtaggggcgaggagggggacCCTACGGACTCCCACACTGCTGTGAGTGTGAAAATATGGTCCCACTGTCAGTCTATCTAATGTTCTCTACCTAGACATGTCTTTgttattctcttcctctctgcctcttcttctctctctctctctctctctcatttctctctctctttctctctctctttctctctctcccaatgaTACATGTCTCTTTCCACAAAGAGTGCAAATCCACTTCACATTCAAATTCAGCCAATAGGACACTGATTCGATTGGACGTTATGAGTGTCACGGCCAGGGAAACCAAGACTATGACCTTTGTGTGGTTGCATGCTGTTGAGTCATCATCGTAGAGTCATTGTCTTCGCCCCTTTTCACCGCAGTAACCATCAGTCTTTCAGAAACTACCAAACTCTGAAAAATGTCAGAAACTACCTCATTCTTTTCTCCCTGTGATGAGTCTGGGTCTGAGCACTTGGGAATTACAAAGGTTACCATTCATGCACTAACAGATAGGAGGGTTTCACTTGATCTGGGTCACTGCAGTGTTGCTATTGAATCGGACAAAGGATCTTGTCAGTCCAATTGGTGAATCACTCCAGTCTATCAATTTCCACTTGTCTTGTTCCAAAGCACTGggtaacctagctacagtacactgactcTTCTCTGAGGAAGCCTCTACATCTACTCCTGCTCATCTAGCTTCCCATTCATGTATTCCTAGGGATTAGGTGAGTCCATAGCCATGGCTACATTTCACTGTGAATAATAACATCTAACATATGACTCATTTAGAATTTCATGCTCCTCTTCCTCGAAATATGGATTTTCCACATTTCTCAATTATGGTTCTAATTTCCCAATTGTGCATGCTTCTGTATATGGGGAATATTAGCTGGGCCAGTATTACATAAATACACACTGCTTATTGCTGTGTTATCCTGCATTGAGCCCTGTGCTCCAGGAACGATACGATTCCCTGTCCACGTGTGTGATGCAGCTTACCGGTACCGACATCTTGAGAAAAATGCTTTTTTAATGCTGCGAGCCGTGCTGCGCTGCATGTGGCAGAAGAAGCGATGTGGCTGTTTGTTGTTAAGTGTTAGGGGCCTATTATGTGTCATTATgcttatgtctctctctttccccatcaatCGGTCCatgccttcctctcctcttctctcctctccttcatccctaGGGGCCTACATAGGCCCAACCTCTCAtcaatccatccctctatcccttcctcctccagacccccccccccctcgccaTCAGCCTGACAGTGTAGGGATTGGTTGTTCCTTttgtctccatcctcctcctctttctccatcctcgcATCCATTCTTTCATCCAtcccctcatctccctgtctctcttcttgaCAAATGCTCCcactctcattctttctctctgcccctctctctctgtaactctctctctccttccatgtctcAGTATCTtcatccctatccctctctctctgcatccctctttccctccatcattctctttctccccctctttctcttcctctctccaccccccctctttctctctttatctccctttatctctccatctctatctcctctctctctgtctctctgtctctctccatctcttccccctgtaTCTCTTTATCCTGCTCTCCATAATGGGGTTTCTGTGGCAGTCCCTGTTGCTGCTGAAGGGACTAAAGCAGTAGTAGACGTGATATGTGGAAATGACTAAGAATTGATTTTCTCTGTGAGTCAAGCACAGCCAGCTATTAAGCAGGAACAGGATCTCTCATTAACATGAAACTGAGGAAGTTAATGTTGTGATTGCCCAGGGTGAGGAGGCATATGCCAGGGATCCACTTCCTCTGAttggagagcagagatggggtATGTGAGTCGTGGGCTGTAGAATGTGTGTGCCGGGGTGTTTTTGTGGGTACGTACAGTGTATaaaatagaccccccccccctgcttctcttgttaacgtgtgtgtgcgtgtgtgttttacgTCACAGCGGGGGAGGGTGTTTTGCCCCCCACTAATTTGATTTGGAAAtaaaaa is part of the Oncorhynchus gorbuscha isolate QuinsamMale2020 ecotype Even-year linkage group LG09, OgorEven_v1.0, whole genome shotgun sequence genome and harbors:
- the LOC124042919 gene encoding uncharacterized protein LOC124042919 → MGQYSGSMGGTLLWILLWISRSGQGLSAEQLSKKIFFLAETNNRVTLQVSPAVPKGTAHQWMWTSHDGRHSNTSVAQITSSMSRNPYWNTQAPFSQGTGYDLSMQKKQENAGEFVFMQTKPASAVLARFEVFSFVVKVTPNYNGNEVYLGSDVSVRCEVSHIPDGATLQWESHGDSTSNTTLFYNKTAHMIIHTVDQNYKGRSNCMFRLNGELLFTVYTKLNVQTGTFSNPLIHLFRESSNSSEVKLICRSSPPSSSYSRADWTMSRSTTSVTLTSSGKVRSDRFSSPSFNGYDFPLHVSPVTFEDSGVFTCFFENQRFSSVKITTIRVSESGGPPGGQPVVVRCEVSEVSLDPLTLAWMRMEGSRWLLVKQDVLTKSHPNRTLSVTLPSLRSDQLHWQCAVFTEGMLRATASLTLTLPTQTTMSSMKDDCLRTVIIVGCIAMVVAGVLVGALVFYLKRKKTAVTNLPLTQKNDPVYDNTTDPRRDQESQKGQTGEDENEEVHYSEFALGEPRLGDTNRVTARSNQESAVIYSTLNI